The proteins below are encoded in one region of Brassica napus cultivar Da-Ae chromosome A6, Da-Ae, whole genome shotgun sequence:
- the LOC106400169 gene encoding uncharacterized protein LOC106400169 isoform X1, translated as MAMRECLNLTGIPYTREGIYATNNQFQKAGPKGFIHVKVLENDSLYVRVDLPGVPDDGVRHRVDAVRKKLVFFSGQTPDGNRREGVREYSGSAGLGCDCCEITGVDAKMKDGVLRMIVSRVKVKDHDNKCTNTVPPNAGKSGRHLEDHPFVVKGRKGAFVGVPLPGDGLYFAVDIPGVRGDDVEVLANEHQVKFYAEVKNVYEHDEGGGRVYLGCVNSRSSSSDPPPSILTHRLGYDAEFGVLKIVIAPRPNNTSSD; from the exons atggcgatGAGAGAATGCCTCAACTTGACGGGAATCCCTTACACCAGAG AGGGTATCTACGCGACCAACAACCAGTTCCAGAAAGCTGGTCCTAAGGGTTTCATCCACGTCAAGGTTCTGGAGAACGACAGCCTCTACGTGCGCGTCGACTTGCCCGGCGTTCCTGACGACGGCGTCCGCCACAGAGTCGACGCCGTGAGAAAAAAGCTTGTGTTTTTCTCCGGCCAAACTCCCGACGGGAACAGGAGGGAGGGCGTTCGTGAGTACTCTGGATCCGCCGGACTAGGGTGTGACTGCTGCGAGATCACCGGCGTGGATGCCAAGATGAAAGATGGAGTCTTGAGGATGATTGTCTCGAGGGTCAAAGTGAAGGACCATGACAACAAGTGTACCAACACTGTCCCTCCTAACGCAG GTAAGTCTGGGAGACACCTTGAGGATCATCCGTTTGTGGTGAAAGGGCGTAAGGGAGCTTTCGTTGGAGTTCCATTACCGGGTGATGGTCTCTACTTCGCAGTCGATATACCTGGTGTCCGTGGCGATGATGTTGAAGTTCTTGCTAACGAGCATCAGGTTAAGTTCTACGCCGAGGTGAAGAACGTGTACGAGCATGATGAAGGTGGTGGCCGTGTTTACTTGGGATGCGTCAACAGTCGCTCTTCCTCCTCTGACCCTCCGCCTTCGATTTTGACTCACAGGTTAGGGTACGACGCAGAGTTCGGTGTTCTCAAGATTGTCATTGCACCTCGTCCCAACAATACCAGCAGCGACTAA
- the LOC106400169 gene encoding putative 57 kDa heat shock protein isoform X2, translating into MAMRECLNLTGIPYTREGIYATNNQFQKAGPKGFIHVKVLENDSLYVRVDLPGVPDDGVRHRVDAVRKKLVFFSGQTPDGNRREGVREYSGSAGLGCDCCEITGVDAKMKDGVLRMIVSRVKVKDHDNKCTNTVPPNAGKSGRHLEDHPFVVKGRKGAFVGVPLPGDGLYFAVDIPGVRGDDVEVLANEHQVKFYAEVKNVYEHDEG; encoded by the exons atggcgatGAGAGAATGCCTCAACTTGACGGGAATCCCTTACACCAGAG AGGGTATCTACGCGACCAACAACCAGTTCCAGAAAGCTGGTCCTAAGGGTTTCATCCACGTCAAGGTTCTGGAGAACGACAGCCTCTACGTGCGCGTCGACTTGCCCGGCGTTCCTGACGACGGCGTCCGCCACAGAGTCGACGCCGTGAGAAAAAAGCTTGTGTTTTTCTCCGGCCAAACTCCCGACGGGAACAGGAGGGAGGGCGTTCGTGAGTACTCTGGATCCGCCGGACTAGGGTGTGACTGCTGCGAGATCACCGGCGTGGATGCCAAGATGAAAGATGGAGTCTTGAGGATGATTGTCTCGAGGGTCAAAGTGAAGGACCATGACAACAAGTGTACCAACACTGTCCCTCCTAACGCAG GTAAGTCTGGGAGACACCTTGAGGATCATCCGTTTGTGGTGAAAGGGCGTAAGGGAGCTTTCGTTGGAGTTCCATTACCGGGTGATGGTCTCTACTTCGCAGTCGATATACCTGGTGTCCGTGGCGATGATGTTGAAGTTCTTGCTAACGAGCATCAGGTTAAGTTCTACGCCGAGGTGAAGAACGTGTACGAGCATGATGAAG GTTAG
- the LOC106397639 gene encoding NADH dehydrogenase [ubiquinone] 1 beta subcomplex subunit 8, mitochondrial-like — MAGRLSGVASRIMGGNGVVARSNASSLRQRAGMGLPVGKHIVPDKPLSVNDELMWDNGTAFPEPCIDRIADTVGKYEALGWLCGGLGFFATLGLLAVVNDKASKVPFTPRVYPYDNLRVELGGEP, encoded by the exons ATGGCAGGAAGATTGAGCGGTGTGGCGTCAAGGATAATGGGTGGAAACGGCGTCGTTGCACGATCAAACGCCTCATCTCTCCGCCAACGCGCCGGCATGGGTCTCCCCGTCGGCAAACACATCGTCCCCGATAAGCCT CTTTCGGTTAACGACGAGCTGATGTGGGACAACGGGACTGCGTTTCCAGAGCCTTGCATTGATCGAATTGCTGACACCGTCGGGAAG TACGAAGCATTGGGATGGTTGTGTGGCGGTTTAGGCTTCTTTGCGACTCTCGGTTTGCTCGCTGTTGTGAATGATAAAGCTTCCAAGGTTCCTTTT ACACCACGAGTGTATCCGTATGACAACCTGAGAGTGGAGCTTGGTGGAGAGCCATAG
- the LOC106399437 gene encoding tonoplast dicarboxylate transporter, with product MNGGHLPAAASDDLKSPLLPVVHNDEPFEKQTLGHHLRTIFTPKNCYIALGPLLCAVVCLCARLGGEDTTTAKNMLGVLVWMFAWWLTEAVPMPITSMSPLFLFPLFGITTADHVASSYMDDVISLVLGSFILALAVEHYNIHRRLALNITMVFCVEPLNAPLLLLGICATTAFVSMWMHNVAATVMMMPVATGILQRLPSSPSSSSEMVPPAVGKFCRAVVLGVIYSAVVGGMSTLTGTGVNLILVGMWKSYFPEADPISFSQWFFFGFPLALCLFVVLWGILCVLYCPKGSGKLLSPYLHKSHLRTELEMLGPMSFAEKMVLSVFGGLVVLWMTRNITDDIPGWGCIFNGRAGDGTVSVMMATLLFIIPNGIKKGEKLMDWGKCKKLPWNIVLLLGAGFAIADGVRTSGLAEVLSKGLVFLETAPYWAIAPMVCLIAASITEFTSNNATTTLLVPLLIEIAKNMQIHPLLLMVPGAIGAQFAFLLPTGTPSNVVGFTTGHIEIKDMIKTGLPLKIAGTAFLSVLMPTLGTYVFGSKGGV from the exons ATGAACGGTGGTCATCTCCCCGCCGCCGCTTCCGACGATCTGAAATCTCCCCTCTTGCCGGTTGTCCATAATGACGAACCATTCGAAAAACAAACGCTGGGGCACCATCTCCGGACAATATTCACGCCCAAAAACTGTTACATCGCTCTTGGTCCTCTTCTCTGCGCCGTCGTGTGTCTATGCGCACGGCTCGGCGGAGAAGATACGACGACTGCGAAGAACATGCTAGGAGTTCTTGTGTGGATGTTCGCGTGGTGGTTGACGGAAGCCGTCCCGATGCCCATCACCTCCATGTCGCCGCTTTTTTTATTCCCACTCTTCGGAATCACGACGGCTGATCATGTGGCAAGTTCTTACATGGATGACGTCATTTCCCTCGTTCTTGGGAGCTTTATCCTCGCTCTTGCCGTCGAACACTACAACATCCATCGCCGACTTGCTCTCAAC ATAACGATGGTATTCTGCGTGGAGCCTCTAAACGCGCCGCTGCTTCTTCTCGGCATCTGCGCAACAACGGCGTTCGTGAGCATGTGGATGCACAACGTGGCGGCCACGGTCATGATGATGCCAGTCGCTACAGGGATACTTCAGAGACTGCCCTCTTCGCCTTCGTCGTCATCTGAAATGGTGCCTCCGGCGGTGGGGAAGTTTTGCCGAGCGGTGGTGCTCGGTGTGATATACTCAGCGGTCGTTGGTGGAATGAGCACGCTGACAGGAACAGGCGTGAATCTGATACTTGTCGGAATGTGGAAAAGCTACTTCCCGGAGGCTGATCCAATCAGTTTCAGCCAATGGTTCTTCTTCGGTTTCCCCCTAGCTTTGTGCTTATTCGTGGTGCTTTGGGGTATTCTATGTGTACTGTATTGTCCTAAAGGGTCAGGGAAACTTCTCTCTCCTTATCTTCATAAATCTCATCTTCGTACAGAGCTTGAGATGTTGGGACCAATGAGTTTCGCTGAGAAGATGGTCTTGTCTGTGTTTGGTGGTTTGGTTGTGTTATGGATGACAAGAAATATAACGGATGATATCCCCGGGTGGGGTTGCATCTTCAACGGCCGAGCCGGTGATGGAACGGTGAGTGTGATGATGGCTACGTTGCTGTTTATAATCCCAAACGGTATTAAAAAGGGAGAGAAGCTAATGGATTGGGGTAAATGCAAGAAGCTTCCGTGGAACATAGTGTTGTTACTAGGAGCTGGGTTCGCTATTGCCGATGGTGTACGCACAAGTGGCCTAGCTGAAGTTTTATCCAAAGGACTCGTGTTTCTAGAAACAGCTCCTTATTGGGCCATCGCTCCAATGGTTTGTCTCATCGCTGCTAGCATCACTGAGTTCACGTCAAACAACGCAACCACTACACTGTTGGTTCCATTGCTCATCGAGATTGCGAAGAATATGCAAATCCATCCTCTCCTCCTGATGGTCCCTGGTGCCATCGGGGCTCAGTTTGCTTTCTTGCTACCCACGGGAACACCTTCCAACGTGGTGGGATTCACAACAGGGCATATTGAGATCAAAGACATGATTAAAACAGGGTTGCCTCTGAAGATCGCAGGAACCGCCTTTCTCTCTGTCTTGATGCCAACTCTTG GGACTTACGTGTTTGGATCAAAAGGAGGAGTTTAG